In Stenotrophomonas sp. 610A2, one DNA window encodes the following:
- a CDS encoding TetR/AcrR family transcriptional regulator, which translates to MSPKKPSPASAAAAPRSSGPGRPKDLGKRAAILDAAKELFIEQGFNGVSMDEIAARASVSKLTVYSHFGDKDTLFSEAIQAKCVEMMPDELFITDNEAPLHGQLLGIGHAFFGLISSDAAIATQRMMMTTDTDDHVRQMFWQAGPARTETALAEFLGARVVRGQLEIDDLALAARQFFCLIKGEVHTHMMCGLCAAPDELDADAHIAASVDFFLRAYEPRQKPE; encoded by the coding sequence GGCGCCACGCAGCTCAGGTCCGGGTCGCCCCAAGGACCTTGGCAAGCGCGCGGCCATCCTGGACGCGGCCAAGGAGTTGTTCATCGAGCAGGGTTTCAACGGCGTCAGCATGGACGAAATCGCTGCCCGTGCCAGCGTCTCCAAGCTCACGGTCTACAGCCATTTCGGCGACAAGGACACCTTGTTCAGTGAGGCGATCCAGGCCAAGTGCGTGGAAATGATGCCCGACGAGCTGTTCATCACCGACAACGAGGCACCGCTGCACGGCCAGTTGCTCGGCATCGGCCATGCGTTTTTTGGCCTGATCAGCAGCGACGCGGCCATTGCCACCCAGCGCATGATGATGACCACGGATACCGACGACCATGTCCGCCAGATGTTCTGGCAGGCCGGCCCGGCGCGCACCGAAACCGCGCTGGCCGAGTTCCTCGGCGCCCGCGTCGTGCGTGGCCAGCTGGAAATCGATGACCTGGCCCTGGCCGCGCGTCAGTTCTTCTGCCTGATCAAGGGCGAGGTCCATACGCATATGATGTGTGGCCTGTGCGCTGCCCCGGATGAGCTCGATGCCGACGCCCATATCGCCGCCAGCGTTGATTTTTTCCTGCGGGCGTATGAACCGCGCCAGAAACCTGAATGA
- a CDS encoding protein-L-isoaspartate O-methyltransferase family protein, translating to MTIDYSHVREMMVEQQIRPWDVLEVRVLDVLARLPREAFVAESHRALAYADIELPLGHGQKMMKPVIEGRTLQALDLQPTDEVLEIGTGSGFLSACMGELAREVLSLEIQPELAERARQNLDAAKLGSNVRIEVADGLNWQSQRQFDAICITGAVETVPAELLKLLRTGGRLFAIRGVSPVMEAVLVQADGTVNSLFETDLDYLQGAAPAPQFQL from the coding sequence ATGACGATCGATTACTCCCACGTCCGCGAAATGATGGTTGAACAGCAGATCCGGCCCTGGGATGTGCTGGAGGTCCGCGTGCTGGACGTGCTGGCCCGCCTGCCGCGTGAAGCCTTCGTCGCCGAATCGCACCGCGCCCTGGCCTATGCCGACATCGAGCTGCCGCTGGGCCATGGCCAGAAGATGATGAAGCCGGTCATCGAAGGCCGTACCTTGCAGGCGCTGGATCTGCAGCCGACCGACGAAGTGCTGGAAATCGGCACCGGCAGCGGCTTCCTGAGCGCCTGCATGGGCGAACTGGCCCGCGAAGTGCTGAGCCTGGAAATCCAGCCGGAACTCGCCGAGCGTGCCCGCCAGAACCTGGACGCCGCCAAGCTGGGCAGCAATGTCCGCATTGAAGTGGCTGACGGCTTGAATTGGCAGAGCCAGCGTCAGTTCGACGCCATCTGCATCACCGGCGCGGTGGAAACCGTTCCGGCCGAACTGCTGAAGCTGCTGCGCACTGGCGGCCGCCTGTTTGCCATCCGCGGCGTCTCGCCGGTGATGGAAGCGGTGCTGGTCCAGGCCGACGGCACTGTCAATTCGCTGTTCGAAACCGATCTTGATTACCTGCAGGGCGCTGCGCCCGCACCGCAATTCCAACTCTGA
- a CDS encoding TolC family outer membrane protein, producing MIRRSLTLALAVALTPLTSHAADLLQVYEMARNGDTQLAAAESTRLFDKEGAVQARAALLPQIGGEASLNRTRTKYDDISGSSTSKTRSYGINGSQTLFNWSQFANLRAQRDVSKAADFTLESANDELVVRTATTYFNVLVGIESLTAAETNEAAAKKQFDYADKRLEVGLAPITDMHEARAQYDQARADTILARNALEDAYQALTELTGQPVRDVRGLPVDFRPELPANRGNVDQLVTDAVSRNPALKAQELQVSAAESNVSSARGGHYPTLSLGGSWGKSARWGDSTGSGTAVPDATTNSIGLTLNVPIFAGGATQSGVRQALARRDIAQDTFEQQKRALDRNTRNAYQALVAGISEVEARRLTVVSAQSAYDASQVGLEVGTRTVLDVVQNQRTLFRAQVDYAQSRYNFLLARLQLSQAIGDLEINEVQDINRLLTVDAAAKLQPSNAQ from the coding sequence ATGATCCGCCGATCCCTCACCCTTGCGCTGGCAGTCGCTCTCACTCCGCTGACTTCCCATGCCGCCGACCTGTTGCAGGTCTACGAAATGGCCCGCAACGGTGACACGCAGCTGGCTGCGGCCGAGTCCACCCGCCTGTTCGACAAGGAAGGCGCGGTACAGGCACGTGCCGCGTTGCTGCCGCAGATCGGCGGCGAGGCTTCCTTGAATCGCACCCGCACCAAGTACGACGACATCAGCGGCAGCTCCACCTCCAAGACCCGCAGCTACGGCATCAACGGCAGCCAGACCCTGTTCAACTGGAGCCAGTTCGCCAACCTGCGCGCGCAGCGCGACGTCAGCAAGGCCGCCGACTTCACCCTGGAATCGGCCAACGATGAGCTGGTCGTGCGCACCGCGACCACCTACTTCAACGTGCTGGTCGGCATTGAATCGCTGACCGCCGCCGAGACCAACGAAGCCGCTGCCAAGAAGCAGTTCGACTACGCCGACAAGCGTCTGGAAGTAGGTCTGGCGCCGATCACCGATATGCACGAAGCACGTGCCCAGTACGATCAGGCCCGCGCCGATACCATTCTTGCCCGCAATGCACTGGAAGACGCCTACCAGGCGTTGACCGAGCTGACCGGCCAGCCGGTACGCGATGTCCGCGGCCTGCCGGTCGACTTCCGTCCGGAACTGCCGGCCAACCGTGGCAACGTCGACCAGTTGGTCACCGATGCGGTCTCGCGCAACCCGGCGCTGAAGGCGCAGGAGCTGCAGGTCAGCGCCGCAGAGTCCAACGTCTCCTCCGCTCGTGGCGGCCACTACCCGACCCTGTCCCTGGGCGGCAGCTGGGGCAAGAGCGCCCGCTGGGGTGACAGCACCGGTAGCGGCACTGCTGTTCCGGATGCCACCACCAACTCGATCGGCCTGACCCTGAACGTGCCGATCTTCGCCGGTGGCGCCACCCAGTCCGGCGTACGCCAGGCGCTGGCCCGTCGTGACATCGCCCAGGACACCTTCGAACAGCAGAAGCGTGCCCTCGACCGCAATACCCGCAATGCCTACCAGGCACTGGTCGCCGGCATCAGCGAAGTGGAAGCACGTCGCCTGACCGTGGTCTCGGCACAGAGCGCCTACGACGCCTCGCAGGTCGGCCTGGAAGTCGGTACCCGCACCGTGCTGGACGTGGTGCAGAACCAGCGCACCTTGTTCCGTGCGCAGGTGGACTACGCGCAATCCCGTTACAACTTCCTGCTGGCCCGCCTGCAGTTGAGCCAGGCCATCGGCGATCTGGAAATCAACGAAGTCCAGGACATCAACCGCCTGCTGACGGTGGATGCCGCTGCCAAGCTGCAGCCGAGCAACGCACAGTAA
- the waaA gene encoding lipid IV(A) 3-deoxy-D-manno-octulosonic acid transferase — MRKDPIELLLRGVYSAVLYLLLPITVYHLVWRGFRVREYFRRWDERYASYPDSGSQPRVWLHAVSVGEVNAAAPLVNALRAQRPDIRWIITTITPTGSQRVRALWGDAVDHVYLPYDVPGSVSRFLEHFQPSLALILETELWPNMLFGCRDRDIPVYILNARLSARSLKGYRVLKALVGRALRTVTCVAAQSQADAERFIELGALPEQVQALGNLKFDIHPPDPTALLQAFHQHVATKRPIWIAASTHEGEEQAVIEIHARLLKQHPDALLLWAPRHPERFAKVEALARESGWRVATRKAQQWPGADAQVFVIDTLGELMAFYACAQVAFVGGSLQAIGGHNLLEPAAMGTAAVTGPHLHNFAEISRRMDEAGALCICADAAEVGAAVSRLLQDDTERERMVQAGRALVANGRGALEHTVALITPQLPPPSASAS; from the coding sequence ATGCGTAAGGATCCGATCGAGCTACTGCTGCGCGGCGTTTATTCCGCCGTGCTCTATCTGCTGCTGCCCATCACCGTCTATCACCTGGTGTGGCGCGGGTTTCGCGTGCGCGAATATTTCCGGCGCTGGGACGAGCGTTACGCCTCGTACCCGGACAGTGGCAGCCAGCCGCGGGTGTGGTTGCACGCGGTGTCGGTGGGCGAGGTCAACGCGGCAGCGCCGCTGGTCAACGCACTGCGCGCGCAGCGCCCGGACATCCGCTGGATCATTACCACCATCACCCCGACCGGTTCGCAGCGCGTGCGCGCGCTGTGGGGCGATGCGGTGGATCACGTGTATCTGCCGTATGACGTGCCCGGCAGCGTCAGCCGGTTTCTCGAGCACTTCCAGCCCAGCCTGGCGCTGATCCTGGAAACCGAGCTGTGGCCAAACATGTTGTTTGGTTGCCGTGACCGTGACATCCCGGTCTATATCCTCAACGCGCGCCTGTCGGCGCGTTCCTTGAAGGGCTATCGCGTGCTGAAAGCGCTGGTTGGGCGTGCGCTGCGCACGGTCACCTGCGTCGCCGCACAGTCGCAGGCCGACGCCGAACGTTTCATCGAGCTCGGTGCATTGCCCGAACAGGTGCAGGCCTTGGGCAATCTGAAATTTGATATCCATCCGCCGGATCCGACGGCGCTGCTGCAGGCATTCCACCAGCACGTGGCGACCAAGCGGCCAATATGGATCGCTGCCAGTACCCACGAAGGTGAAGAGCAGGCGGTGATCGAGATCCATGCGCGCTTGTTGAAGCAGCATCCGGATGCCTTGCTACTGTGGGCACCGCGTCACCCCGAACGTTTCGCCAAAGTGGAAGCGTTGGCGCGAGAGTCGGGCTGGCGTGTGGCGACACGCAAGGCGCAGCAATGGCCGGGCGCGGATGCACAGGTATTCGTGATCGACACACTTGGCGAGCTGATGGCGTTCTATGCCTGCGCGCAGGTCGCGTTTGTCGGCGGCAGTCTGCAGGCCATCGGTGGCCACAATCTGCTGGAGCCAGCGGCGATGGGTACGGCAGCTGTGACCGGCCCGCACCTGCACAACTTCGCCGAGATATCGAGGCGTATGGATGAGGCCGGTGCGTTGTGCATCTGCGCCGATGCGGCCGAGGTTGGCGCAGCGGTGTCGCGCCTGTTGCAGGACGATACCGAGCGCGAGCGCATGGTGCAGGCGGGGCGTGCACTGGTGGCCAATGGCCGTGGCGCGCTTGAGCACACGGTTGCATTGATCACCCCGCAGTTGCCGCCGCCGAGTGCGTCCGCGTCGTAG
- a CDS encoding LpxL/LpxP family Kdo(2)-lipid IV(A) lauroyl/palmitoleoyl acyltransferase has product MSDSPSTATRPSLLQPRHWPTFAWLGIAFIAARLPWTLQRALGRGIGWLALHLARSRRRAAEVNLKLCFPEQDEAWRQSLLRDSFDALGVGVFEFARAWWGRIDVIRPQVQWEGLEHLKALQAEGRGVLLVSGHFMTLEMCGRLLCDHVPLAGMYRKYRNPVMEWAVKSGRLNYASAMFANEDIRATVRHLKKGGFLWYAPDQDMRGKDSVFVPFFGMPASTITATHQFARMTGCAVVPYFHRREGSGYVLKIAPPLPDFPTDDPVADTAQVNAAIEQMVREAPSQYLWIHRRFKRQPEGRSHFYD; this is encoded by the coding sequence ATGTCCGATTCACCCTCCACCGCCACCCGACCCTCGCTACTGCAGCCACGCCATTGGCCGACCTTTGCCTGGCTAGGCATTGCCTTCATCGCCGCGCGCCTGCCATGGACGCTGCAGCGTGCATTGGGGCGCGGCATCGGCTGGCTGGCCCTGCACCTGGCACGCAGCCGTCGTCGCGCCGCCGAGGTCAACCTCAAACTCTGCTTCCCGGAGCAGGACGAGGCCTGGCGGCAAAGCCTGCTGCGTGACAGCTTCGACGCGCTTGGCGTCGGTGTATTCGAATTCGCCCGCGCCTGGTGGGGCAGGATCGACGTGATCCGCCCGCAGGTGCAGTGGGAAGGCCTGGAACACCTCAAAGCGCTGCAGGCCGAGGGTCGCGGCGTGCTGTTGGTTTCCGGCCACTTCATGACCCTGGAAATGTGTGGCCGTCTGCTCTGCGATCACGTGCCGCTGGCCGGCATGTACCGCAAGTACCGCAACCCGGTGATGGAATGGGCGGTAAAGAGCGGCCGGCTCAACTATGCCAGCGCGATGTTCGCCAACGAGGACATCCGCGCCACCGTGCGCCATCTGAAGAAAGGCGGCTTCCTCTGGTACGCACCGGATCAGGACATGCGCGGCAAGGACTCGGTGTTCGTGCCCTTCTTTGGCATGCCCGCGTCCACCATCACCGCCACCCACCAGTTCGCACGGATGACAGGCTGTGCCGTGGTGCCCTACTTCCATCGCCGCGAAGGCAGCGGTTATGTGCTGAAGATCGCACCGCCCCTGCCCGACTTTCCCACCGATGATCCGGTTGCCGACACCGCCCAGGTCAACGCCGCCATCGAGCAGATGGTGCGCGAGGCACCGTCGCAGTACCTGTGGATCCATCGCCGCTTCAAGCGCCAGCCCGAAGGCCGCAGCCACTTCTACGACTGA
- a CDS encoding O-antigen ligase family protein: MQNSLADRSHAVMPRQAGWWAPIWVIAYVAFLPLPGIAESVLVLGALFTVVRLLLLRLKKGSGIRSLLGVPALALTSVLFCAYWLPQLGSAVGADDPGKVWGKVASGLRYLPFMWLVAIAVATPQRRHTSFTGLAVITGLWTVDALLQAAIGTSPLFWSLDQLKWLSSGHGLCSLEEVAAADRLPGIFGPCNLKFGQVLATLSPFLLFPVGARWGRWAWLLAAAAVGVVLVLAGSRASLITYALVLLISGRRLLGAKWLLLVLLAGVVGIGALVVGSAQVRERFARTAMAFNGDANGVNEALSGRSQIWSAALCMVREHPINGVGARGFRDAYPACNQSPQQGPVWGEGPALHAHQIVLEILAETGVLGLLLWIAGAAMALRAWIYAGPEARARARPAAVALAVTVFPLNTHLAFYSAFWGGLTVLLAALYAGALLAEPAQRDG, from the coding sequence ATGCAGAACTCGCTGGCTGATCGTTCCCACGCAGTGATGCCGCGTCAGGCCGGCTGGTGGGCGCCGATCTGGGTGATCGCCTATGTCGCGTTCCTGCCCTTGCCCGGTATCGCCGAGTCGGTGCTGGTGCTGGGCGCCTTGTTCACCGTCGTGCGTTTGCTGCTGTTGCGGCTGAAGAAAGGCAGCGGTATCCGGAGCCTGTTGGGGGTGCCCGCGTTGGCACTGACCAGCGTGCTGTTCTGCGCGTACTGGCTGCCGCAGCTCGGCTCAGCAGTGGGTGCGGACGACCCGGGCAAGGTCTGGGGCAAGGTCGCCAGCGGACTGCGCTACCTGCCCTTCATGTGGCTGGTGGCGATAGCTGTCGCTACGCCGCAGCGCCGCCACACCAGCTTTACCGGCTTGGCGGTGATCACCGGATTGTGGACAGTGGATGCACTGCTGCAGGCTGCGATCGGCACCAGCCCCTTGTTCTGGAGCTTGGACCAGCTCAAATGGTTGAGCAGCGGGCATGGCCTGTGCTCGCTGGAGGAAGTTGCCGCGGCTGATCGCCTGCCCGGCATCTTCGGTCCATGCAATCTGAAATTCGGCCAGGTGCTGGCCACGCTCTCGCCATTCCTGCTGTTCCCTGTCGGTGCCCGCTGGGGGCGCTGGGCGTGGCTGTTGGCCGCCGCCGCGGTCGGGGTGGTGCTGGTGCTTGCGGGTTCGCGCGCCTCGCTGATCACCTATGCGCTGGTCCTGCTGATTTCCGGCCGGCGCTTACTGGGCGCCAAGTGGCTGCTGCTGGTGCTGTTGGCTGGCGTTGTCGGCATCGGCGCATTGGTTGTGGGCTCGGCGCAGGTGCGTGAGCGCTTTGCGCGTACTGCGATGGCCTTCAATGGTGATGCAAACGGGGTCAATGAGGCCTTGTCAGGGCGCAGCCAGATCTGGTCGGCGGCGCTGTGCATGGTGCGCGAGCATCCAATCAACGGGGTAGGTGCGCGCGGTTTCCGCGATGCATACCCGGCATGCAACCAGAGCCCGCAGCAGGGGCCGGTATGGGGCGAAGGTCCGGCCTTGCATGCCCACCAGATCGTGCTGGAGATCCTTGCCGAAACCGGCGTACTGGGCCTGTTGCTGTGGATTGCCGGCGCGGCGATGGCGTTGCGTGCCTGGATCTATGCCGGGCCGGAAGCGCGTGCCCGGGCGCGTCCGGCGGCGGTGGCACTGGCGGTGACGGTGTTCCCGCTCAATACCCATCTGGCGTTCTATTCCGCCTTCTGGGGCGGGCTGACGGTGTTGCTGGCGGCGCTGTACGCCGGTGCCTTGCTGGCCGAGCCAGCGCAGCGCGACGGCTGA
- a CDS encoding glycosyltransferase, with the protein MRRLTVVQLLPALHSGGVERSTLEIAAALVSAGHRAIVVSAGGRLLQPLLDSGAEHLTLDIGRKSLLTLRHVASLRRLFSETGADIVHARSRLPAWLGWYALRGMPAGQRPHWMTTMHGLNSPGRYSGIMASGERVICVSQTVRDYLLEHYRETDPATLRVIPRGVDVAQFPRVERSDRRPRLAVAALHPALAGPAPLLLLPGRGTRLKGHAHALHLLAGLHRQGQAAVLWMPGVREPGREAYVRELEQLAQTLGVADQVVLGEPTTGIAEAYGASDLVLQLSDKPEAFGRTVLEALSVGRPVVGWNHGGVGELLSQLQPSGAVARGDMQQLTHSVLHLLQSPPSLPRRIPYTLQAMQRATLDVYAELAG; encoded by the coding sequence ACTGGTGTCCGCGGGCCATCGGGCTATTGTCGTGTCCGCTGGCGGGCGCCTGCTACAGCCACTGCTGGACAGCGGTGCCGAGCATCTGACCCTGGACATCGGGCGTAAATCGCTGCTGACCCTGCGCCATGTGGCATCGCTGCGACGCTTGTTCAGCGAAACCGGCGCCGACATCGTGCACGCACGTTCACGCTTGCCGGCCTGGCTGGGCTGGTATGCCTTGCGCGGCATGCCCGCGGGCCAGCGTCCGCACTGGATGACCACCATGCACGGGCTGAACTCGCCCGGTCGCTACAGCGGCATCATGGCCAGTGGCGAGCGGGTGATCTGCGTATCGCAGACCGTGCGTGACTACCTGCTTGAACATTACCGGGAGACCGACCCGGCCACGCTGCGGGTGATACCGCGCGGCGTGGATGTCGCCCAGTTCCCGCGCGTGGAGCGCAGCGACCGTCGGCCGCGTCTGGCGGTGGCCGCGCTGCATCCAGCGCTCGCCGGGCCGGCGCCATTGCTGCTGTTGCCCGGACGCGGCACCAGGCTCAAAGGCCATGCGCATGCGCTGCATCTGCTGGCCGGGCTGCATCGGCAAGGCCAAGCGGCCGTGCTGTGGATGCCGGGCGTACGTGAACCTGGCCGCGAGGCTTATGTGCGCGAGCTGGAGCAGTTGGCGCAGACCCTGGGCGTGGCCGATCAGGTGGTGCTGGGCGAACCCACCACCGGCATCGCCGAGGCCTATGGAGCCAGCGATCTGGTGCTGCAGCTGTCGGATAAACCGGAAGCGTTTGGCCGCACCGTGCTGGAGGCGCTGTCGGTGGGTCGACCGGTGGTGGGCTGGAATCATGGCGGGGTAGGCGAGTTGCTCAGCCAGCTGCAGCCGTCCGGCGCCGTCGCGCGTGGTGACATGCAGCAGCTGACGCACAGCGTGCTGCACTTGTTGCAGAGTCCGCCGTCGCTTCCGCGACGGATTCCCTATACGTTGCAGGCCATGCAACGTGCGACCCTGGATGTCTATGCAGAACTCGCTGGCTGA